The following are encoded together in the Acidobacteriota bacterium genome:
- a CDS encoding SDR family NAD(P)-dependent oxidoreductase: MTELTTLSRSVAGKTALITGCASGMGRATAMLFAAEGANVAATDINGPGVEAVVAEIRAAGREATAWALDVGDADAIESVVGEVAGRYGGLDILVNNAGISRGGPIDADEYEQRWQETVNVLLTAHQRTIRAALPHLRKSDSPRIVNIASTEGLGATAMNSAYSAAKTGVIGLTRGLAVELGKEGITVNCICPGPIRTGMTERIPEEHKQIYARRRTALRRYGDPEEVAHGTLHLCLPASSFITGVALPVDGGLTVRRA, translated from the coding sequence ATGACGGAACTGACCACCTTGAGCCGGTCAGTAGCGGGAAAGACCGCGCTGATCACGGGCTGCGCTTCGGGCATGGGCAGGGCGACGGCGATGCTGTTTGCCGCGGAAGGCGCGAATGTCGCCGCGACCGACATCAACGGTCCGGGCGTTGAGGCGGTGGTCGCCGAGATTCGCGCGGCGGGCCGGGAAGCGACCGCGTGGGCCCTCGACGTGGGCGACGCCGATGCGATCGAGAGTGTCGTGGGCGAGGTGGCCGGCCGCTACGGCGGCCTGGACATCCTCGTGAACAACGCCGGCATCTCGCGCGGTGGACCGATCGACGCGGACGAGTACGAGCAGCGCTGGCAGGAGACCGTGAACGTGCTCCTGACCGCCCACCAGCGGACAATCCGCGCGGCGCTGCCCCATCTCCGCAAGTCGGACTCGCCGCGGATCGTCAACATCGCCTCGACCGAAGGGCTGGGAGCGACGGCCATGAACAGCGCCTACTCGGCGGCCAAGACCGGGGTCATCGGCCTGACCCGGGGACTCGCGGTGGAACTCGGCAAGGAGGGCATCACGGTGAACTGCATCTGCCCCGGCCCGATCCGCACCGGGATGACGGAGCGGATTCCCGAGGAGCACAAGCAGATCTATGCGCGTCGGCGCACCGCGCTACGTCGCTACGGCGACCCGGAGGAGGTGGCGCACGGCACGCTGCATCTCTGCCTGCCTGCCTCGTCCTTCATCACCGGCGTCGCCTTGCCGGTCGATGGCGGTTTGACCGTTCGCCGCGCTTGA
- a CDS encoding sulfatase: MALREPHRALGAVALALLACGGDDLPPVTTDLASHLDLADVTAESSEVAPSDYDQRRELMAGWSPPRQDAEGAFATNEGPRSEIAWRLAWTRPLDLVLTGRPMTTADDAPTTVAVSWNDQSLGDLQLTASAGMQDYRLEVPPDLQRIGANTIGLNYSAVDASSATPPEVAWSRIRVEGAGVGVKPAAGSDGSLQLPFRTALDFYVMLPDGGSLELDDIALYGPQGAWRNAEPASALLVSVHRYPAAPAVVSETITERRGRVRLRPHHLPIRIRIEPVAGARLPQAEAGFRFSGVLNSAGNPWPHAALPTAAAPAAGPEPESAASGPAAKLPHVLIFLVDTLRADRLGCYGYDRPTSPNIDRFAAGAVRFEHAVAQSSWTRPSTASILTGLYPHNHGARSRNHVLAGDVAYLPEVLRSIGYRALGVSSNSIAGPTFGFRRGFSHFKQLPENLSSPGIHIPVWRVVNETLEWLERIGPEDSFFVFMHAMDPHAPYYPPEPHRSRFAPDAPAGALGKNMGKLQPFEIPHLSDVYDAEIAAVDEHFGRLLEELDRRGFLDDTLVVFVSDHGEEFLDHGNHGHGSNLYREQIHVPLILQLPARLRAAVERSVVEEQVQQIDIVPTILEAIDRPGLIETDGRSLLPLMNSRRSPAEHRIAMSDLRNDGEAVDALLLEQDDEPRRKLIDYWSASFGETHQLFDTTSDPAELRNLGAREPHWAGYLRAIGRLMRRGSREQLEPGLEPDMPPEQRRALEALGYLD; the protein is encoded by the coding sequence ATGGCGTTACGCGAGCCCCACCGCGCCCTCGGTGCGGTCGCCCTGGCGCTCCTCGCCTGCGGAGGCGACGACTTGCCGCCGGTCACCACCGATCTCGCCTCACACCTGGATCTTGCCGATGTGACGGCCGAATCGAGCGAAGTCGCTCCAAGCGACTACGACCAGCGACGGGAACTGATGGCCGGGTGGTCCCCGCCCCGGCAGGATGCGGAGGGCGCCTTTGCCACGAACGAGGGGCCGCGTTCGGAGATCGCCTGGCGTCTCGCCTGGACCCGGCCGCTCGACCTGGTGCTCACTGGCCGACCGATGACCACCGCCGACGACGCGCCGACGACGGTGGCGGTCTCCTGGAACGACCAATCGCTGGGCGATCTCCAACTCACCGCGAGTGCCGGCATGCAGGACTACCGACTGGAAGTGCCGCCTGACCTGCAGCGGATCGGAGCCAACACCATTGGCCTCAACTACTCCGCGGTCGACGCGTCCTCGGCGACACCGCCAGAGGTCGCCTGGAGTCGCATCCGGGTCGAGGGGGCCGGTGTCGGCGTCAAGCCGGCGGCGGGCTCCGACGGATCTTTGCAACTGCCCTTCCGAACGGCGCTCGACTTCTACGTCATGCTGCCCGACGGCGGTTCCCTCGAACTGGACGACATCGCGCTCTACGGTCCCCAGGGCGCCTGGCGGAACGCCGAGCCTGCCTCCGCGCTTCTGGTCTCCGTCCATCGCTATCCGGCTGCGCCGGCCGTGGTCAGCGAGACGATCACGGAAAGGCGCGGGCGCGTCCGTCTGCGGCCACACCACCTCCCGATCAGGATCCGCATCGAGCCGGTCGCCGGCGCGCGATTACCCCAGGCAGAGGCCGGGTTCCGCTTCTCCGGCGTACTGAACAGCGCGGGCAACCCGTGGCCGCACGCCGCCCTCCCAACCGCCGCGGCGCCGGCAGCCGGTCCCGAACCGGAAAGCGCCGCCAGCGGGCCCGCAGCGAAGCTCCCTCACGTGCTCATCTTCCTCGTCGATACCCTCCGGGCGGATCGACTCGGCTGCTACGGCTACGACCGACCGACCTCGCCGAACATCGACCGGTTCGCGGCCGGCGCCGTTCGGTTCGAGCACGCGGTGGCCCAGTCCTCATGGACTCGGCCGTCGACGGCCAGCATCCTCACTGGCCTCTATCCGCACAACCACGGCGCCCGCAGCAGAAACCACGTTCTGGCCGGCGACGTCGCCTACCTGCCCGAAGTCCTCCGCTCGATCGGCTATCGGGCGCTCGGCGTGTCCAGCAACAGCATCGCCGGACCGACCTTCGGGTTCCGCCGCGGCTTTAGCCACTTCAAGCAACTGCCGGAGAACCTCTCGAGCCCCGGCATCCACATTCCGGTGTGGCGGGTCGTAAATGAGACGCTGGAGTGGCTTGAGCGGATAGGTCCCGAAGACTCCTTCTTCGTGTTCATGCACGCGATGGATCCGCACGCGCCTTACTACCCCCCGGAGCCGCACCGGTCGCGCTTTGCGCCTGACGCTCCCGCCGGCGCCCTCGGGAAGAACATGGGCAAGCTGCAACCCTTCGAGATCCCTCACCTGAGCGATGTCTACGACGCCGAGATCGCCGCCGTGGACGAGCACTTCGGCCGCCTGCTCGAAGAACTCGACAGGCGAGGATTCCTCGACGACACCCTGGTCGTGTTCGTTTCTGACCACGGCGAGGAGTTCCTGGACCACGGTAACCACGGCCACGGCTCGAACCTCTACCGTGAACAGATCCACGTACCCCTGATCCTTCAGCTCCCGGCCCGGCTGCGCGCGGCGGTTGAACGCTCGGTGGTCGAGGAACAGGTGCAGCAGATCGACATCGTGCCGACGATTCTCGAAGCGATCGACCGCCCCGGTCTGATCGAAACTGACGGCCGGTCGCTGCTGCCTCTCATGAACTCCCGACGCAGCCCTGCAGAGCACCGGATCGCCATGTCCGACCTCCGCAACGACGGAGAGGCCGTCGACGCGCTACTGCTCGAGCAGGACGACGAGCCCCGTCGCAAGCTGATCGACTACTGGAGCGCCTCGTTCGGAGAGACGCACCAGCTCTTCGACACGACCAGCGACCCGGCCGAACTGCGCAATCTGGGCGCGAGGGAGCCCCATTGGGCCGGCTACCTCCGGGCGATCGGCAGACTCATGCGCCGTGGGTCGCGGGAGCAACTCGAACCCGGTCTGGAACCGGACATGCCGCCCGAGCAGCGGAGAGCGCTCGAGGCGCTCGGCTACCTGGACTGA
- a CDS encoding SDR family oxidoreductase: MTTRDAHRIFDLSGRTALVTGGSRGLGREMSLAFAAAGANVVVTSRKIDSCREVVTEIESAGGQGLAHACHVGRWNEVDALIDAAYERFGKVDVLVNNAGMSPLYPSLAEVSEELFDKVVGVNLKGPFRLAAVIGARMAEGDGGSIINVTSTAAIHPSANAEPYGAAKAGLNALTESLAHAYGPKVRVNAIMPGPFLTDISKAWDLEAFNRRAKTSIALGRGGEPDEIVGAALYLASDASSYTTGAILRIDGGSR; this comes from the coding sequence ATGACGACCCGAGACGCGCACCGTATCTTCGACCTGTCCGGACGCACCGCCCTCGTCACCGGCGGCAGCCGGGGCCTCGGCCGCGAGATGTCGCTCGCCTTCGCCGCCGCCGGGGCGAACGTCGTCGTCACCAGCCGGAAGATCGACTCCTGCCGCGAGGTCGTGACCGAGATCGAGTCGGCGGGCGGGCAAGGCCTCGCCCATGCCTGCCACGTCGGCCGCTGGAACGAAGTCGACGCCCTGATCGACGCCGCCTACGAGCGCTTCGGCAAGGTCGACGTACTGGTGAACAACGCCGGCATGTCGCCGCTCTACCCAAGCCTCGCCGAAGTGAGCGAAGAGCTGTTCGACAAGGTCGTTGGCGTCAACCTGAAGGGGCCCTTCCGACTCGCCGCCGTGATCGGCGCGAGGATGGCCGAAGGCGACGGCGGCAGTATCATCAACGTGACGAGCACGGCCGCGATCCACCCGAGCGCCAACGCCGAACCCTACGGCGCGGCCAAGGCGGGACTGAACGCCCTGACCGAATCGCTCGCTCACGCCTACGGCCCCAAGGTCCGGGTCAACGCGATCATGCCCGGGCCGTTCCTGACCGACATCTCGAAGGCGTGGGATCTGGAAGCGTTCAACCGGCGAGCGAAGACCTCCATCGCGCTCGGCCGCGGCGGGGAGCCCGACGAGATCGTCGGTGCGGCGCTCTACCTCGCCTCCGACGCTTCGAGCTACACGACGGGGGCGATCCTGCGGATCGACGGCGGCAGTCGGTGA
- a CDS encoding MBL fold metallo-hydrolase, which produces MSDAPPAGEPRLIQVQAGPMANFVYVLADPSTSRAWAVDPAWEPIRVVEIAQEQGYDVVGVLATHFHQDHIGGDIYGQHVPGVRELRAEFDVPMLIHEAEAERGAEMVGCPPHRVESFRDGDVLELGDLEVEVLHTPGHSPGSCCFRAGGHVLTADTLFVQGIGRIDLPHSDADAMYRSLQRLKNLPPDLAIYPGHDYGPESSSTIGRELMWNAYLRPDSLEQWRAMLGFL; this is translated from the coding sequence ATGAGCGACGCTCCCCCTGCCGGAGAACCACGTCTGATCCAGGTCCAGGCCGGACCGATGGCGAACTTCGTCTATGTCCTGGCCGACCCGTCGACCAGCCGCGCCTGGGCGGTCGATCCGGCATGGGAGCCGATCCGCGTGGTCGAGATCGCGCAGGAGCAGGGCTACGACGTTGTCGGCGTGCTGGCGACGCACTTCCACCAGGATCACATCGGCGGCGACATCTACGGTCAGCACGTCCCGGGGGTGCGCGAGCTGCGCGCCGAGTTCGACGTGCCGATGCTGATTCACGAGGCCGAGGCGGAGCGTGGCGCCGAGATGGTCGGTTGCCCGCCCCACCGCGTGGAGTCGTTCCGGGACGGTGATGTCCTCGAACTGGGCGACCTGGAGGTCGAGGTGCTGCACACCCCGGGCCACTCGCCGGGCAGTTGCTGCTTCCGCGCCGGCGGCCACGTACTGACCGCGGACACGCTCTTCGTGCAGGGAATCGGCCGGATCGACCTGCCGCACAGCGACGCCGACGCGATGTACCGCTCGCTGCAGCGGCTGAAGAACCTGCCGCCGGACCTCGCGATCTATCCGGGCCACGACTATGGCCCCGAGTCCAGTTCGACGATCGGCCGTGAACTCATGTGGAACGCCTATCTCCGACCGGACAGTCTCGAGCAGTGGCGGGCGATGCTGGGCTTCCTTTGA
- a CDS encoding ABC transporter ATP-binding protein, translated as MAALASQGAPARLETRGLRRELRSGERTLVVVDDVDLEVAAGECVSVRGPSGAGKSTLLALLAGLDRPTAGSVLIDGQPIEQLSEDELALLRREKIGFVFQAFQLLPNLTARENVQFPLDLLGRRRSGRRAEALLAEVGLAERVHHYPSQLSGGEQQRVALARAFAAEPRILLGDEPTGNLDSVTGAAVLDVMMALRDRFGSTLVLVTHDPAVAARADRELVMVDGRLGACAVDAQGSER; from the coding sequence ATGGCGGCGCTCGCGTCGCAGGGGGCTCCGGCCCGCCTCGAGACCCGGGGACTGCGTCGCGAACTGCGTTCGGGGGAACGCACCCTGGTCGTGGTCGACGATGTCGATCTCGAAGTGGCCGCCGGCGAGTGCGTTTCCGTCCGGGGCCCCTCCGGGGCCGGCAAGTCGACGTTGCTCGCGCTGCTTGCCGGACTCGACCGGCCTACCGCGGGCAGCGTCCTGATCGACGGCCAGCCGATCGAGCAGCTGAGCGAGGACGAACTGGCCCTGCTGCGGCGGGAGAAGATCGGCTTTGTCTTCCAGGCGTTTCAGTTGCTTCCCAACCTGACCGCGCGCGAGAACGTGCAGTTTCCGCTCGACCTCCTGGGACGCAGGCGGTCCGGCCGGCGGGCGGAAGCACTGCTGGCGGAGGTCGGTCTGGCGGAGCGCGTCCACCACTATCCGTCGCAACTCTCGGGCGGAGAGCAGCAGCGCGTGGCTCTGGCCAGGGCGTTCGCCGCCGAGCCCCGGATCCTCCTGGGGGACGAGCCGACGGGCAACCTGGACTCGGTGACCGGCGCGGCGGTCCTCGACGTGATGATGGCGCTGCGGGATCGATTCGGATCGACCCTGGTACTGGTGACCCATGATCCGGCGGTGGCTGCGCGCGCCGATCGCGAGCTGGTCATGGTCGACGGTCGACTAGGAGCTTGCGCCGTAGACGCGCAAGGGTCTGAGCGGTGA
- a CDS encoding FtsX-like permease family protein translates to MSPRVALRYSLRELRGSLGRVWVWVACLSVGVGAVVSVAGLASSVDGAIRGEARKLLAADLAVRSRGPIPEDILETIDRVPGAARAQVRELAAMVGRASPREQGGGGPSSLLAELKAVSGGYPFYGELVTEPPLPPGTKPADVLGDHSALVSPEALSRLGLTVGDDLRLGRRTLRIIGSLEAEPDRLPTAFAFGPRVVVGVAAQEAAGLFPFAGFGGYRVLVRLTGEHSLEELELRADALRDEIDDGAVRVETYADAQPGIREDLERLSRYLGLVALLSLLVGGVGVAQGIRAWLTQRLDALAVLKCLGARPRDLMRTYVVQAVLLGLVAGVIGGVAGLFSILLVPAILGGALPVEAVSIWQPWAFLRGVALGVGVSTAFSAPALLVVLRAPPVRVFRSGAEPLPGSRLASAFSVFAVGAGVAGSTALQAGSLWLALRFVGAVAAAVVALMLAALVLRRLARFLAPRCRSSWLRYGVAALARPESGTLAASVALGMGLMVLLAMFVVQGHLHDELAAGLPEEAPSAFLLNVPAAGWDDLAGLLERQGARRVQSAPVVMARVRAIDGDPVAERLNDRNRWALRRQLRLTFLDELPEDNVILETRNRGAAGPATAPQPWVDPKLGEVSVEQDFAETIGVSVGSTIDLEVGGRETRITVTSLRRVDWEGFGINFFLVVEPAVLDWAPHTRLAAAWLPPEREQRIQDEIYVAFPGVAVVRIREVLQKVVDLVGELQVGVRVLGSFTVAAALLTLAGAVAASSARRGREAALLKTIGSTRFDVLRAFAAEYVLVGLSAAVVAAVLGSAAAWWLVTRELELAWSFRPWAVFGALAAGSLLSLATGLLASVGALQRPPIDSLREVR, encoded by the coding sequence GTGAGTCCGCGGGTCGCGCTCCGGTACTCGCTGCGGGAGCTCCGGGGCTCCCTGGGGCGGGTCTGGGTCTGGGTGGCGTGCCTCTCGGTCGGGGTCGGCGCCGTGGTCTCGGTGGCAGGACTCGCCTCGAGTGTCGACGGCGCGATCCGGGGAGAGGCACGGAAGCTGCTGGCAGCGGACCTGGCGGTTCGCTCGCGGGGCCCGATTCCGGAGGACATCCTGGAGACGATCGATCGCGTCCCCGGCGCCGCTCGCGCCCAGGTGCGCGAGCTGGCGGCGATGGTGGGCCGCGCTTCGCCCCGCGAACAGGGCGGCGGAGGCCCATCGAGCCTGCTGGCCGAACTGAAGGCGGTGTCTGGCGGCTATCCGTTCTATGGCGAACTCGTGACGGAGCCGCCGCTGCCTCCCGGAACGAAGCCGGCGGACGTTCTGGGCGACCACTCCGCGCTCGTGTCGCCGGAAGCGCTCTCCCGACTCGGCCTGACCGTCGGCGACGACCTTCGTCTCGGCCGGCGGACGCTCCGGATCATCGGTTCGCTTGAAGCGGAGCCGGACCGGTTGCCGACGGCGTTCGCGTTCGGGCCGCGGGTCGTCGTGGGCGTGGCCGCGCAGGAAGCGGCGGGGCTCTTTCCCTTCGCTGGCTTCGGCGGCTATCGGGTGCTGGTGCGGCTCACCGGAGAGCACTCGCTCGAAGAGCTTGAACTGCGGGCGGACGCCCTGCGCGACGAGATCGACGACGGCGCGGTGCGGGTCGAAACCTACGCCGATGCCCAGCCCGGCATTCGTGAGGACCTCGAACGGCTCTCACGCTACCTGGGCCTGGTGGCGCTGCTGTCGCTCCTGGTCGGCGGCGTCGGCGTGGCCCAGGGTATTCGCGCCTGGCTGACCCAGCGTCTCGACGCGCTCGCGGTGCTCAAGTGCCTGGGGGCCCGGCCGCGCGACCTGATGCGCACCTACGTCGTCCAGGCGGTCCTGCTGGGCCTGGTGGCCGGGGTGATCGGCGGCGTGGCCGGGCTGTTCTCCATCCTCCTCGTGCCGGCGATCCTGGGTGGCGCGCTGCCGGTCGAGGCGGTTTCGATCTGGCAACCCTGGGCTTTCCTCCGGGGAGTGGCGCTCGGCGTTGGCGTTTCGACCGCGTTCTCGGCTCCGGCCCTGCTCGTCGTGCTGCGGGCGCCGCCCGTGCGCGTGTTCCGCAGCGGCGCCGAACCATTGCCGGGTTCACGACTCGCGAGCGCTTTCTCCGTGTTCGCGGTGGGTGCCGGCGTGGCGGGTTCGACGGCGCTCCAGGCCGGGTCGCTGTGGCTGGCGCTCCGGTTCGTGGGCGCGGTGGCGGCGGCTGTCGTCGCGTTGATGCTGGCGGCGCTGGTGCTACGGAGGCTGGCCCGGTTCCTGGCGCCCAGGTGCCGCTCTTCCTGGCTCCGCTATGGCGTCGCGGCGCTGGCGCGGCCCGAATCGGGCACGCTGGCGGCCTCGGTCGCACTGGGAATGGGCCTGATGGTGTTGCTCGCCATGTTCGTCGTCCAGGGCCACCTTCACGACGAACTGGCGGCCGGGCTTCCGGAGGAGGCTCCGAGCGCGTTCCTCCTGAACGTGCCGGCGGCGGGTTGGGATGACCTTGCCGGCCTTCTGGAGCGCCAGGGGGCCCGGAGGGTGCAGTCGGCGCCGGTGGTGATGGCCCGCGTCAGGGCGATCGACGGGGATCCGGTGGCGGAGCGGCTGAACGACCGCAACCGCTGGGCGCTGAGGCGGCAACTGCGGTTGACCTTCCTCGATGAGCTGCCCGAGGACAACGTGATTCTCGAGACCCGGAACAGGGGTGCCGCCGGGCCGGCAACGGCGCCGCAGCCCTGGGTCGATCCGAAGCTCGGCGAGGTCAGTGTCGAACAGGACTTCGCGGAGACGATCGGAGTGAGCGTCGGCTCGACGATCGACCTCGAGGTTGGCGGCCGCGAGACCAGGATCACCGTGACCAGCCTGCGACGGGTGGACTGGGAGGGTTTCGGCATCAACTTCTTCCTCGTGGTCGAACCGGCCGTGCTGGACTGGGCGCCGCACACCCGGCTCGCGGCGGCCTGGTTGCCGCCGGAGCGGGAACAACGGATCCAGGACGAGATCTACGTCGCCTTTCCCGGTGTCGCCGTGGTCCGGATCCGGGAAGTGCTCCAGAAGGTGGTCGACCTGGTCGGCGAGCTTCAGGTCGGCGTGCGGGTTCTCGGCAGCTTCACGGTGGCCGCGGCGCTGCTGACGCTGGCCGGTGCGGTCGCCGCGAGCTCGGCGCGACGCGGCCGTGAGGCGGCCCTGCTCAAGACGATCGGCTCGACTCGCTTCGACGTGCTGCGCGCCTTCGCGGCTGAGTACGTACTGGTCGGCCTGTCGGCGGCGGTCGTGGCGGCCGTGCTCGGCTCGGCGGCAGCCTGGTGGCTGGTGACGCGGGAGCTGGAGCTTGCCTGGTCGTTCAGGCCCTGGGCGGTGTTCGGGGCGCTCGCGGCGGGCAGCCTGCTGTCGCTCGCGACGGGGCTTCTGGCCAGCGTTGGCGCGCTGCAAAGGCCTCCGATCGACTCCCTGCGCGAGGTGCGTTGA
- a CDS encoding MFS transporter, with amino-acid sequence MPRISTRWQIVGALFAMMMFSSGLGFYNQSVLLEALTRERGLTVFAASLAPTIFFAVSGFAGLGVASVIEWVDARWSVAAGVAICAASLVLIGRVETLLQVYLAFALFGFGFSATNMLTASTVVTRWFARRRALALSVVFTGLSVGGIAVAPFAAWVMGEYGLRRGTEIVAAVYVVGILPLSLWRLIPRPRGEMDRVGEFEGAEEPGVTAREAFRSRYFLGIAGTFFFGLMAQVGAIAHQFRLVSVHEPGVAGLAVSVLAASSVVGRLASGALLERIPYRGFALVLLVLQGFTLVVLGSSTSVAGLLIASSAFGLTIGSFLMMQPLLIAEAFGTRSYARIYSVSTLLASIGVALGPFLLGWAHDLAGGYRNAYALGAVMSWLGCVALWAAGRDFVRRPA; translated from the coding sequence ATGCCGCGTATCTCCACCCGCTGGCAGATAGTCGGGGCACTGTTCGCGATGATGATGTTCTCGTCCGGCCTCGGCTTCTACAACCAGTCGGTTCTGCTCGAGGCGCTGACGCGTGAACGCGGTCTGACCGTCTTCGCGGCCTCGCTCGCCCCGACGATCTTCTTCGCCGTGAGCGGTTTCGCCGGGCTCGGCGTCGCCAGCGTGATCGAATGGGTCGATGCCCGCTGGTCGGTCGCGGCGGGCGTGGCGATCTGCGCCGCGTCCCTCGTGCTGATCGGTCGTGTCGAGACGCTCCTTCAGGTCTACCTGGCCTTCGCTCTCTTCGGCTTCGGATTCTCCGCCACGAACATGCTGACGGCGAGCACGGTCGTCACGCGGTGGTTCGCGCGCCGACGGGCACTTGCCCTGTCGGTCGTGTTCACGGGGCTGTCGGTCGGCGGCATCGCGGTCGCGCCCTTCGCCGCCTGGGTGATGGGTGAGTACGGTCTGCGGCGCGGCACCGAGATCGTGGCCGCCGTGTACGTCGTGGGCATCCTGCCCCTGTCGCTTTGGCGGCTGATTCCGCGGCCGCGCGGAGAGATGGACCGGGTGGGGGAGTTCGAGGGCGCCGAGGAGCCGGGCGTCACCGCCCGGGAGGCGTTCCGCTCACGCTACTTCCTGGGCATCGCCGGCACGTTCTTCTTCGGTCTGATGGCGCAGGTCGGCGCCATCGCCCACCAGTTTCGCCTGGTCAGCGTCCACGAGCCCGGCGTGGCGGGCCTCGCGGTCTCGGTGCTGGCCGCCTCGAGCGTGGTGGGACGGTTGGCCTCCGGCGCGTTGCTGGAGCGGATTCCCTACCGTGGGTTCGCGCTGGTCCTGCTGGTTCTCCAGGGCTTCACGCTGGTCGTCCTGGGATCGAGCACCAGCGTGGCGGGCCTGCTGATCGCGTCGAGCGCCTTCGGGCTCACCATCGGCAGCTTCCTCATGATGCAGCCGCTCCTGATCGCCGAGGCCTTCGGCACCCGGAGCTACGCACGGATCTACTCGGTGAGCACGCTGCTGGCCTCGATCGGCGTCGCGCTGGGACCCTTCCTGCTGGGATGGGCTCACGACCTGGCAGGCGGCTATCGGAACGCCTACGCGTTGGGAGCGGTGATGTCCTGGCTCGGCTGCGTGGCGCTCTGGGCAGCGGGGAGGGACTTTGTGCGCCGGCCGGCGTGA
- a CDS encoding helix-turn-helix domain containing protein has protein sequence MAGRRELNMRRRKRRILEAATKLISNGGIEACTMRELARRARLDVTTLYNYYGSKEEILEALRRSGARKLERRIEELEETEPIDRIRAIVDLMLGVKESPPALARPINQPGPRRRPGDGPIEGVARVHLDHELREAVADGDLVPSVDIELLALVILGHAHVWLPLWARRVVDAEETAARVGYFVSLCLLAAATDAARPRLEREMLESQSRLAAIDAAVEPAAV, from the coding sequence TTGGCGGGTCGAAGAGAACTGAACATGCGTCGCCGCAAGCGGCGGATCCTGGAGGCGGCAACGAAGCTGATCTCCAATGGAGGCATCGAGGCGTGCACGATGCGCGAGCTGGCCCGCAGGGCGCGGCTCGATGTCACTACCCTGTACAACTACTACGGGTCGAAGGAGGAAATCCTCGAGGCTCTGCGCCGATCCGGAGCTCGAAAACTGGAGCGCCGGATCGAGGAACTCGAGGAAACGGAGCCCATCGACCGCATTCGTGCGATTGTCGACCTGATGCTGGGTGTAAAGGAGTCACCACCCGCCCTGGCGAGGCCCATCAATCAACCTGGACCACGGCGTCGCCCGGGAGATGGTCCGATCGAAGGGGTCGCGAGGGTGCACCTCGACCATGAACTGCGCGAAGCAGTTGCCGATGGCGACCTGGTTCCTTCGGTCGACATCGAGCTGTTGGCCCTGGTCATTCTCGGTCACGCCCATGTGTGGTTGCCGCTGTGGGCGCGTCGAGTCGTCGACGCCGAGGAGACGGCGGCGCGGGTCGGTTACTTCGTGAGCCTGTGCCTGCTGGCGGCCGCAACGGACGCGGCGCGTCCCCGACTCGAACGGGAGATGCTGGAGAGCCAGAGTCGGCTCGCCGCCATCGATGCGGCGGTTGAACCTGCTGCTGTCTGA
- a CDS encoding sulfatase-like hydrolase/transferase has product MSRADVFAPHGRTGGLPLTWRATDEREEDTPDGRTTRRVIEILREHAGDEPFFVAAGFHKPHQPWVAPASFFEQHPLSETALPNEPTDDRDDIPAPAIVGYPDDALHTDDQQRQAIAAYHATVTLVDHQVGLLLDALSELGLGESTIVVFVSDHGFHLGEHGGMWRKQSQFEESTRVPLIVRAPGFAGGATTAGLVELVDLYPTLADLCGLPAPVGLEGTSFRPLLENPARDWKSAIFSRSDRFTRPDRQHLTAGLSVRTARYRYTEWAPVEGGDAEIELYDLETDPREFENLSKDPAHAALRDDLARALEAGWKAALP; this is encoded by the coding sequence ATGTCGCGCGCCGACGTCTTCGCGCCCCACGGCCGCACCGGCGGTCTGCCGCTCACCTGGCGAGCAACCGACGAGCGCGAAGAGGACACGCCCGACGGCCGCACGACGCGCAGAGTCATCGAGATCCTGCGGGAGCACGCCGGCGACGAGCCGTTCTTCGTCGCCGCCGGTTTCCACAAACCGCACCAGCCCTGGGTGGCGCCCGCCAGCTTCTTCGAACAGCACCCGCTTTCGGAGACCGCGTTGCCGAACGAGCCCACCGACGACCGCGACGACATTCCGGCTCCGGCGATCGTCGGCTACCCGGACGACGCCCTGCACACCGACGACCAGCAGCGTCAGGCGATCGCGGCCTACCACGCCACCGTGACCCTGGTCGACCACCAGGTCGGCCTGCTGCTCGACGCGCTCAGCGAACTCGGGCTCGGGGAATCGACGATCGTCGTCTTCGTCAGCGACCACGGCTTCCACCTCGGTGAGCACGGCGGCATGTGGCGCAAGCAGTCGCAGTTCGAGGAGTCGACCCGCGTGCCCCTGATCGTGCGCGCGCCCGGATTCGCCGGCGGCGCGACGACCGCAGGGCTGGTCGAACTGGTCGATCTCTACCCGACGCTGGCCGATCTTTGTGGCCTTCCCGCGCCCGTTGGTCTCGAGGGCACGAGCTTCCGACCGCTACTCGAGAACCCGGCCCGGGACTGGAAGAGCGCGATCTTCTCGCGCTCGGATCGTTTCACGCGGCCCGACCGGCAGCATCTCACCGCCGGGCTCAGCGTTCGAACCGCCCGCTACCGCTACACCGAGTGGGCCCCGGTCGAAGGCGGCGACGCGGAGATCGAACTCTATGATCTGGAGACGGATCCGAGGGAGTTCGAGAACCTCAGCAAGGATCCCGCCCACGCCGCCTTGAGAGACGATCTCGCACGTGCCCTCGAGGCCGGCTGGAAGGCTGCCCTCCCTTGA